The following are encoded in a window of Trichomycterus rosablanca isolate fTriRos1 chromosome 13, fTriRos1.hap1, whole genome shotgun sequence genomic DNA:
- the rab3gap2 gene encoding rab3 GTPase-activating protein non-catalytic subunit gives MSCGLLDFCRVQELRQVRDFLFKTHKTSQPEDNKEQTGNDLAWDDSDWGSWEASETNEDGTTAEDDVQRNGAPWLQDCSLALSPCSDLLVIAREHKAAFLSAKWQTDSAGREEMTLAVTWSGTLSAEEGESVSSVICIPLASQKRSSTGRPDWTCIAVGFSSGHVRFYTENGVLLLAQLLNEDPVLRLKCRTYEIPRHPGVTEQHEELSILYPTALVTIDGFSLFQSLRACRNQVAKAAAAGSDVVQPPPLTYKKWGLQDMDTIVDHSSVGIMTLNVFDQMKNASILGGFHASVKGSPPAMSQYITVGGGPFTGFYYAVEGSSQPLLSHVALAVASKLTSALFNAASGWLGWNKNKTEEEPAQKQKPKVEPATPLPVRYGLPDSRRHGESICLSPCNTMAGVTDDFGRVTLLDVARGIAIRMWKGYRDAQLGWVQVSEGRGERGMTTSPSMPRRSAQFLVIYAPRRGILEVWGTQHGPRVGAFTVGKHCRLLYPGYRLMGLNSVTSQSWNLHTQQVCLFDPVNGVLRSITVPFHLALSDKKSERAKDMHLLKRLTSLLKSADIDPTLLESEMQSILLEIKHPAVKKQALESLLNSKNAPVSCLINITHTLLSSLKEQDPEAVDESLLQLCSSQLKLLQLYTDVQLLHSPDTSPSEPEPLQTSVPGMEDDLARIGPILQRYAELNSRPTVSFAQDETGPLHVKTFLSQLVCEGGELHVIRGSDTDWTQLGSFLFWGCLSGQSPLERVCETLQQSGISPQQLLSLLLTVWLNREKEILKKGGAVRNLHTLLNTLSSMKGAVDESWDMQCVSPWWQQVRNACVQSESAGAALLAALVAHQAAKSSITSLAESKFQSDWECVSLELEQWVVCVRQLEDVLVLQTLLSLPSPQGSPGGATQRCSVKTLLESGRGGVADRVAKLIFKQDVSPGKLKEIVWHKGDEQSSDEPDDQPSQQGADQKDDVQGLEELLACVCRRFPNSLSADVLWAHCCWEYVVQWNKDPEVGRYLECSVDYLKMISSPHIQLGISTMMWNTFLVKRFSAAAFLMEKVGKAPKDRLCRRDVGMGDAPMTSFLGSCVQLLQAVMEADSGVEQAPVPEVCVEEAWGGAEGPASIAELALQQKAVHYPLVQHHCLLASLLHTAMSFSLRIKPLSLFDTKGKNAFFRELTSIQLLPSGDMESSLVAQRQEFLQSVLTAWVKTVAEQDESAGSVRAVMEQSWPETCMELATLLQLNTDILCRHLVCELYNQGLDLRAEEVMLEVEDKDVLGSQLLVLIGQRLAYSLFHSQSQTKSTMELLARLPPTLCTWLKAMDPSELRCPSAPLQQISRLVSRVIEMLPERHAQYTMALHLLEMVDTLQED, from the exons GAAACGATTTAGCATGGGACGACTCAGACTGGGGCTCCTGGGAGGCCTCGGAGACCAACGAGGATGGAACCACG gctGAGGACGACGTGCAGCGGAACGGCGCCCCCTGGCTGCAGGATTGTTCACTcgctctttctccctgttcagATCTGCTGGTCATCGCTCGAGAGCACAAAGCCGCTTTCCTCTCCg CCAAATGGCAGACGGACTCCGCTGGACGGGAGGAGATGACCCTGGCCGTGACCTGGAGCGGGACGCTGAGCGCTGAGGAGGG AGAGAGTGTGAGCAGTGTTATCTGCATTCCACTCGCCAGCCAGAAGAG gagtTCGACAGGTCGTCCAGACTGGACGTGTATCGCGGTCGGGTTCAGCTCCGGACACGTTCGCTTTTACACAGAG AATGGGGTTCTACTCTTGGCTCAGCTGCTTAATGAAGATCCTGTGCTGAGGCTGAAGTGTCGTACATATGAGATTCCCCGCCACCCCGGAGTCACTGAACAG CATGAAGAGTTGAGCATCCTGTACCCGACGGCCTTGGTTACCATCGATGGTTTCAGCCTCTTTCAGTCTCTACGTGCCTGCAGAAATCAGGTCGCTAAag CTGCAGCGGCAGGAAGTGATGTCGTCCAGCCTCCTCCACTGACCTATAAGAAGTGGGGCCTGCAGGATATGGACACCATCGTGGATCACAGCAGCGTGG gtatCATGACCCTGAATGTGTTTGATCAGATGAAGAACGCCTCCATTCTGGGGGGGTTCCACGCCTCAGTGAAGGGCAGCCCCCCTGCCATGAGTCAGTACATTACCGTAGGTGGGGGACCCTTCACCGGATTCTATTATGCCGTAGAG GGCAGTTCTCAGCCTCTCCTCTCGCACGTGGCTCTCGCCGTGGCCAGTAAACTCACCTCAGCTCTGTTTAACGCTGCCAG TGGATGGTTGGGGTGGAATAAGAACAAGACCGAGGAGGAGCCGGCTCAGAAGCAGAAGCCTAAGGTTGAGCCTGCCACGCCCCTTCCCGTTAG GTACGGCCTCCCTGATTCTCGACGTCACGGCGAATCCATCTGTCTGTCGCCGTGCAACACCATGGCCGGAGTGACGGACGACTTTGGCAGAGTGACGCTGCTCGATGTGGCGCGTGGCATCGCCATCCGCATGTGGAAGG GTTACCGCGATGCCCAGCTGGGCTGGGTGCAAGTGTCTGAGGGTCGAGGAGAGAGAGGGATGACCACGTCGCCCTCGATGCCGCGCCGCTCGGCCCAGTTCTTGGTCATCTATGCTCCTCGGAGGGGCATCCTGGAGGTGTGGGGCACGCAGCATGGCCCCCGCGTCGGGGCCTTCACCGTGGGCAAACACTGCAG GTTACTGTATCCAGGATACAGACTGATGGGACTGAACAGTGTGACCAGTCAGAGTTGGAACTTACACACACAGCAGGTGTGTCTGTTTGATCCGGTGAACGGAGTGCTACGTTCCATCACTGTACCATTCCACCTGGccctcag TGATAAGAAGAGTGAGCGAGCCAAAGACATGCACCTACTTAAAAGACTGACTTCTCTGCTCAAGAGTGCTGATATTGACCCAA CTCTTCTGGAAAGCGAGATGCAGAGTATTCTTCTGGAGATCAAGCACCCTGCTGTTAAAAAACAG GCACTGGAGTCTCTGCTGAACAGTAAGAACGCTCCAGTTTCGTGTCTGATTAACATCACTCACACCTTATTATCCAGCCTAAAGGAACAAG accCTGAAGCTGTAGACGAGTCGTTGCTGCAGTTGTGTTCCTCTCAGCTCAAACTGCTGCAGCTCTACACTGACGTTCAGCTCCTGCACTCACCTGATACCTCACCTAGTGAGCCTGAACCT CTCCAGACGTCTGTGCCCGGTATGGAGGACGACCTCGCAAGAATCGGGCCGATCCTGCAGCGCTACGCCGAGCTGAACTCTCGCCCCACCGTCTCGTTTGCTCAGGACGAGACCGGGCCGCTGCATGTCAAAACCTTCCTGTCGCAGTTAGTGTGCGAAGGAGGGGAACTGCACGTCATCAGAGGTTCCGACACAGACTGGACGCAACTAG GTAGTTTTCTGTTCTGGGGATGTCTTTCTGGTCAGAGTCCTCTGGAGCGAGTGTGTGAGACACTACAGCAGAGTGGCATCAGCCCCCAGCAGCTCCTG TCTCTGCTCCTGACGGTCTGGTTGAACAGAGAGAAGGAGATCCTGAAGAAAGGAGGCGCTGTCAGGAACCTGCACACACTCCTCAACACACTCAGCTCCatgaaag gtgcaGTGGATGAATCGTGGGACATGCAGTGCGTCTCCCCTTGGTGGCAGCAGGTGCGCAATGCCTGCGTGCAGTCAGAAAGCGCTGGCGCCGCCCTGCTGGCTGCTTTGGTCGCACACCAGGCTGCTAAGAGCTCCATCACCAGCCTGGCTGAGAGCAAG ttccaGTCAGATTGGGAGTGTGTATCACTGGAGCTGGAGCagtgggtggtgtgtgttagaCAGCTGGAAGACGTGTTGGTGCTGCAGACGTTACTGAGCCTGCCATCCCCTCAGGGGTCACCGGGGGGCGCCACCCAGCGCTGCTCCGTCAAAACGCTGCTGGAGAGCGGCCGAG GCGGAGTAGCGGACAGGGTCGCGAAGTTGATCTTCAAGCAAGACGTCAGTCCTGGAAAATTAAAAGAGATCGTGTGGCACAAAGGGGACGAGCAGAGCTCAGACGAGCCTGACGATCAGCCCTCACAGCAGGGAGCGGATCAGAAGGATGATGTTCAAGGGCTGGAGG AGCTTCTAGCTTGTGTGTGTCGGCGCTTTCCTAACTCGCTCTCGGCCGATGTGCTGTGGGCTCACTGCTGCTGGGAATACGTGGTCCAGTGGAACAAAGACCCTGAG GTGGGCCGGTATCTGGAGTGCTCTGTGGACTACCTGAAGATGATCTCCAGTCCTCACATTCAGTTAG GAATCTCTACGATGATGTGGAACACGTTTTTAGTGAAGCGTTTCTCCGCTGCTGCTTTCCTGATGGAAAAG gttggAAAGGCTCCCAAAGACAGGCTGTGCAGAAGG GACGTAGGAATGGGCGACGCACCCATGACCAGCTTCCTGGGCTCGTGTGTGCAGCTGCTCCAGGCTGTGATGGAG GCGGACTCCGGGGTCGAGCAGGCGCCCGTGCCCGAAGTGTGCGTGGAAGAGGCGTGGGGTGGAGCCGAGGGCCCGGCTTCCATAGCGGAGCTAGCACTGCAGCAGAAGGCGGTGCACTACCCGCTGGTACAGCACCACTGTCTGCTGGCATCACTGCTGCACACCGCCATGAGCTTTTCACTCCGCATCAAGCCCCTCAGTCTGTTCGACACCAAG GGAAAAAATGCGTTCTTTAGAGAACTGACGTCCATCCAGCTGCTGCCTAGTGGAGATATGGAATCCAGTCTGGTGGCTCAAAGACAGGAA tttctgCAGAGCGTACTGACGGCGTGGGTGAAGACCGTGGCCGAGCAGGACGAGAGCGCCGGGTCCGTCAGAGCAGTGATGGAGCAGTCGTGGCCCGAGACGTGTATGGAGTTAGCTACACTGCTGCAGCTCAACACTGATATACTGTGCAGGCACCTGGTGTGTGAGCTCTATAACCAGGGGCTGGACCTGCGTGCTGAGGAG GTGATGTTGGAGGTCGAGGACAAGGACGTTCTGGGTTCTCAGCTCTTGGTCCTGATCGGTCAGAGACTGGCCTACTCTCTCTTCCACTCCCAGTCTCAGACCAAATCCACCATGGAGCTCCTCGCTCGGCTTCCCCCCACCCTCTGTACCTGGCTTAAAGCTATG GACCCGAGCGAGCTCCGCTGTCCCTCGGCGCCTCTGCAGCAGATCAGCCGCCTGGTGAGTCGAGTGATCGAGATGCTGCCCGAGAGACACGCCCAGTACACCATGGCTCTGCACCTACTGGAGATGGTGGATACGTTACAGGAGGACTGA